One genomic window of Methanosalsum zhilinae DSM 4017 includes the following:
- a CDS encoding dihydropteroate synthase-like protein, with amino-acid sequence MKILVATGRQAEETVRKSVKSRADVLIVDTDIAAFITPSRLLVALMDQKPNTYDILFVPGLASGDFSIVEKKMDCKVYLGPKHAYDLGYVLDFVEDFEFSKNVPACELLSDIRKKLAIDKVSDLEDRSVPQLLINDLKIGGSSRMKVMAEIVDSTSMSKELLISKIEEFVKKGADIIDLGSSMNATPEEVKSTVKTARSVSSVPISIDTLEPDLIKTALEGGVDIVLSLNGSNIDQVGKHVAFHTATAVIIPDSDGDIGSLANNIKKAKNFGIKYIIADPVLDPVGHGITRSIVRYYEFSKDFPDIPLFFGSGNVTELIDADSIGVNAVLCGIASELGAAILFTPEYSDKTHGSIEELTTASMMMTVACERNSSPKDLGIDLLKLKEKRKRIEADLCEDPLFAVESESWELDPKGPVKIGIVSRSRYSDSSFKGSLIIAQHKRACVVGKTASSVLNTLIEKGLVSTLEHAGYLGRELARAELAIKYDRSYAQDDDF; translated from the coding sequence ATGAAAATATTGGTTGCTACCGGTCGCCAAGCAGAAGAAACAGTACGCAAGTCCGTTAAGTCAAGAGCTGATGTCCTGATTGTGGATACAGACATTGCAGCGTTTATCACTCCATCTAGATTACTTGTTGCGTTAATGGATCAAAAACCCAATACATATGATATATTATTTGTACCCGGTCTTGCATCGGGAGATTTTTCCATTGTTGAAAAGAAAATGGATTGCAAAGTGTACCTTGGTCCAAAGCATGCATATGATCTTGGCTATGTGCTGGATTTTGTTGAAGATTTCGAATTTTCTAAAAATGTACCTGCATGTGAACTGTTATCTGATATCCGAAAAAAACTAGCAATAGATAAAGTTTCTGATCTTGAAGATAGATCTGTCCCTCAGTTGCTGATAAATGATCTGAAAATAGGTGGCAGTTCACGTATGAAAGTAATGGCAGAAATAGTTGATTCAACTTCTATGTCTAAAGAATTACTGATCAGCAAAATAGAAGAATTTGTAAAAAAAGGTGCAGATATAATAGATCTGGGATCATCAATGAATGCTACTCCAGAAGAGGTTAAAAGCACGGTCAAAACCGCACGCTCAGTTTCCAGTGTTCCTATCAGTATAGATACACTTGAACCAGATTTGATAAAAACAGCACTTGAAGGAGGTGTTGATATAGTACTGAGCTTAAATGGCAGCAATATTGATCAGGTTGGAAAGCATGTTGCGTTTCACACTGCTACAGCAGTTATAATTCCTGATTCTGATGGGGATATTGGGAGTCTAGCTAATAATATCAAAAAAGCAAAAAATTTCGGAATAAAATATATTATAGCTGATCCTGTGCTTGATCCTGTAGGACACGGAATAACTAGATCCATTGTACGGTACTATGAATTCAGTAAAGATTTTCCTGATATTCCTCTGTTTTTTGGGTCTGGTAACGTAACAGAACTAATTGATGCTGATTCTATAGGAGTAAATGCTGTTCTTTGTGGAATTGCATCTGAGCTAGGTGCAGCTATATTATTCACCCCTGAGTATAGTGATAAGACACATGGATCTATTGAAGAATTAACTACTGCTTCTATGATGATGACTGTTGCATGTGAAAGAAACAGTTCTCCTAAAGACCTGGGCATAGATCTTCTGAAGCTTAAAGAGAAAAGAAAGCGCATTGAAGCTGATTTATGTGAAGATCCATTATTTGCTGTGGAAAGTGAATCATGGGAACTTGATCCAAAAGGTCCCGTTAAGATAGGCATTGTTTCCAGATCACGGTATTCAGATAGTTCGTTCAAAGGAAGTTTAATTATTGCCCAGCATAAAAGGGCATGTGTTGTAGGTAAAACTGCCAGCTCTGTACTCAATACTCTTATTGAAAAAGGACTTGTTTCTACTTTAGAGCATGCCGGGTATCTTGGTCGTGAGTTGGCCAGGGCTGAACTGGCAATCAAATATGACCGAAGTTATGCCCAGGATGATGATTTTTAA
- the ftsZ gene encoding cell division protein FtsZ, with amino-acid sequence MQSIVQEALKHTENEKEYRQSLTMDDQFEEFGLPRIMIVGCGGAGNNTVNRLYNIGIEGAETVAINTDKQHLDNIRADKKILVGKTLTRGLGAGGYPEVGKKAAELARGTLEEVFKNSDLVFVTAGMGGGTGTGVAPVVAEVAKEQGAIVVGMVSSPFRVERARTFKAEEGLEDFRRAADTVIVLDNNRLLNYVPNLPIEQAFSVMDQLISETVKGITETITQPSLINLDYADIKSIMSCGGVAVMLVGESKHQDKSDDVVRAALNHPLLDVDYRGATGSLVHITGGTDLSLKEAEEVAASLTYELSPDANVIWGARIREDYEGKIRVMAIMTGVQSPQILGGPYESNIVGRSASSSSYENMYGTTNANMNRRRNPSSVESVSSGKNGGSIIDMIQ; translated from the coding sequence TTGCAGTCAATAGTACAGGAAGCTTTAAAGCACACAGAAAATGAAAAAGAGTATAGACAATCACTCACAATGGATGATCAGTTTGAAGAATTCGGATTACCCCGAATAATGATTGTTGGTTGTGGGGGAGCAGGTAACAATACCGTCAACAGACTATATAATATTGGTATAGAAGGTGCTGAAACAGTAGCAATCAACACTGATAAACAGCACCTTGATAATATACGTGCAGATAAAAAGATCCTTGTTGGAAAAACACTGACCCGTGGGTTGGGTGCAGGCGGTTATCCGGAAGTAGGTAAGAAAGCGGCAGAACTTGCACGCGGAACACTTGAAGAGGTATTCAAGAACAGTGATCTTGTTTTTGTAACTGCAGGAATGGGAGGTGGAACCGGTACTGGTGTTGCTCCTGTGGTGGCTGAAGTTGCTAAAGAACAGGGTGCTATAGTTGTAGGTATGGTTTCGAGTCCTTTTAGAGTTGAGCGTGCAAGAACTTTCAAAGCAGAAGAAGGACTGGAAGATTTTCGTAGGGCTGCTGATACAGTAATTGTCCTTGATAATAACAGACTCCTTAATTATGTACCAAACCTTCCGATCGAACAGGCTTTTTCAGTTATGGATCAGCTCATATCAGAGACCGTAAAAGGAATTACAGAAACTATCACACAGCCGTCCCTTATTAATCTTGACTATGCGGACATCAAGTCTATAATGTCATGTGGTGGTGTAGCTGTTATGCTGGTTGGTGAAAGCAAGCATCAGGATAAGAGTGATGATGTAGTCCGTGCTGCACTGAACCATCCATTGCTGGATGTTGATTACAGGGGCGCAACCGGTAGTCTGGTGCACATAACCGGTGGTACTGATCTGAGCCTGAAGGAAGCTGAAGAGGTGGCCGCATCTTTGACCTATGAACTCTCACCGGACGCAAATGTGATATGGGGTGCAAGAATCAGGGAAGATTATGAAGGAAAAATAAGGGTTATGGCGATCATGACCGGAGTTCAGTCTCCACAGATCCTGGGTGGTCCCTATGAATCAAACATTGTTGGAAGATCTGCATCCTCAAGTTCGTATGAAAACATGTATGGCACTACAAATGCCAACATGAACAGAAGAAGAAATCCATCTTCAGTAGAATCTGTTTCATCAGGTAAGAATGGTGGATCGATCATAGATATGATACAGTAA
- a CDS encoding HAD family hydrolase: MLKAIIFDMDGVLIDSMPYHADSWISAFNKVGISATREDIYSMEGSNSKGMVKKIFSKNKRIPEENHYRELPVIKREIFFKIKEIKTFDEIYPCLNLLKNKYKLAVVSGSDQKTVTSIIDRIFPEIFEVVITGSDVNEGKPSAEPYLNAIRKLNVKADESIVIENAPFGVEAAKNAGIYCIAIPTYIDSNQLKKADLILENHSALKEYFKKLI; the protein is encoded by the coding sequence ATGTTGAAAGCAATAATTTTTGATATGGATGGAGTACTCATAGATTCAATGCCATATCATGCAGATTCATGGATATCTGCCTTTAATAAAGTAGGTATCAGTGCGACCAGAGAAGATATATACAGCATGGAAGGATCGAACAGTAAAGGCATGGTCAAGAAAATCTTTTCAAAAAATAAAAGAATACCAGAAGAAAATCACTACAGGGAACTACCAGTTATCAAAAGAGAGATTTTTTTTAAAATAAAAGAAATAAAAACTTTTGATGAGATTTATCCATGTCTTAACCTATTGAAAAATAAATATAAGCTAGCTGTTGTCTCAGGGTCAGATCAAAAAACCGTCACAAGTATAATAGACCGGATCTTCCCGGAAATATTTGAAGTGGTGATTACTGGAAGTGATGTAAATGAAGGTAAACCTTCTGCAGAGCCCTATCTGAATGCTATCAGGAAATTAAACGTTAAGGCAGATGAAAGTATAGTTATTGAGAATGCGCCTTTTGGAGTTGAAGCTGCTAAAAATGCAGGAATATATTGTATAGCTATTCCAACATATATTGATTCTAATCAGCTAAAAAAAGCAGATCTTATATTGGAAAACCATTCTGCTCTGAAAGAGTATTTTAAAAAGTTGATTTGA
- a CDS encoding beta-CASP ribonuclease aCPSF1 codes for MAIEDILSELKKKIEDALPSDTTISNVEFEGPQLVVYTEEPRKFADNGNLVRNLAKNLRTRIVVRPDPKVLLAPEESIEKIKATVPEDSVISNYYFDEDVGEVIIEAEKPGLVIGKHGETLREITKKVGWTPKVVRTPPIKSRTVNNIREFMRTNLKERKEILKTVGRKIHRECTSKDEWVRITSLGGCREVGRSCFVLSTPESRVMVDCGVNVGSDENMTPYLYVPEAYPLNQLDAVVITHAHLDHQGLVPLLYKYGYEGPIYCTPPTRDLMALLQLDYIDVAARDARKIPYESADIREVLKHTITLDYEEVTDIAPDIKLTFHNAGHILGSSISHFHIGDGRHNIVMTGDYKYGPTRLFDPAVNKFPRVETVITESTYGNSNAIQPSLKEAEKNLQNIVKRTIDRNGIVLIPAFAVGRSQEVMIVLEEAIRKGIISDIPVYLDGMIWEATAIHATYPEYLNNDLRKLIFQKGQNPFLSENFRSVDSNELRRNIIDDPHPCVILATAGMMNAGPILDYFKAFAPDERNTLVFVGYQADGTMGRRIQKGWKEVPLPAKNGSDMVKMNMEVEIVDGFSGHSDRKQLMDYVKKMKPRPERIFTMHGEESSCIDLASSMYKKYRLETRALTNLETVRLV; via the coding sequence ATGGCGATTGAAGACATTCTATCAGAATTAAAAAAGAAAATTGAAGACGCATTGCCCAGTGATACTACAATATCAAATGTTGAATTTGAAGGTCCTCAACTTGTGGTATATACTGAAGAGCCCCGTAAATTTGCAGACAATGGTAACCTTGTAAGAAATTTAGCTAAAAATCTCAGGACACGTATAGTTGTCAGGCCTGACCCAAAGGTGCTACTGGCACCGGAAGAATCTATTGAAAAGATAAAAGCTACTGTTCCTGAAGATTCTGTTATATCTAATTACTATTTTGATGAAGATGTGGGAGAGGTGATTATCGAGGCCGAAAAGCCTGGATTGGTCATTGGTAAACATGGAGAAACTTTGCGTGAGATAACTAAAAAAGTTGGCTGGACTCCAAAAGTAGTAAGAACCCCTCCAATTAAATCGAGGACTGTAAATAATATTCGTGAATTTATGAGAACCAACCTCAAAGAAAGGAAAGAGATACTTAAGACAGTTGGTAGGAAAATCCATAGGGAGTGCACTTCCAAAGATGAGTGGGTACGAATAACTTCACTTGGTGGATGCCGTGAAGTTGGAAGGAGCTGTTTTGTCCTATCAACCCCCGAGTCCCGGGTGATGGTTGACTGTGGAGTTAATGTTGGTTCTGATGAAAACATGACTCCATATCTGTATGTGCCTGAAGCATATCCACTCAACCAGCTGGATGCGGTAGTGATTACGCATGCACATCTGGACCATCAGGGCCTAGTACCACTACTATATAAATATGGGTATGAAGGTCCTATATACTGTACACCGCCAACACGTGACTTGATGGCCCTTCTACAGCTTGATTACATCGATGTTGCAGCAAGAGATGCCCGAAAGATCCCCTATGAATCTGCAGATATACGTGAAGTTCTAAAGCATACAATAACACTGGATTATGAAGAGGTCACAGATATTGCTCCTGATATCAAGCTAACGTTCCATAACGCCGGTCATATACTTGGCTCTTCGATCTCGCATTTCCATATTGGCGATGGCCGACACAATATTGTTATGACAGGCGACTATAAATACGGTCCTACCAGATTATTTGATCCTGCAGTGAATAAGTTTCCCCGGGTTGAAACAGTGATTACTGAAAGCACATACGGCAATTCTAATGCTATTCAACCATCATTGAAGGAAGCTGAAAAAAATCTTCAGAATATTGTCAAAAGAACTATTGACAGAAATGGTATCGTACTAATCCCCGCATTTGCGGTTGGAAGAAGCCAGGAAGTTATGATTGTTCTGGAAGAAGCTATCAGAAAGGGAATCATCAGTGATATACCTGTATACCTTGATGGAATGATATGGGAAGCCACTGCTATACATGCGACCTATCCTGAGTATCTGAACAATGATCTTAGAAAACTTATTTTCCAGAAGGGACAGAATCCATTTCTTTCTGAGAATTTTAGATCAGTTGATTCAAATGAATTGCGCCGCAATATAATTGATGATCCTCATCCCTGTGTCATCCTTGCAACTGCTGGTATGATGAATGCTGGCCCGATACTTGATTACTTTAAAGCATTTGCTCCAGATGAACGTAACACTCTGGTGTTTGTAGGATATCAGGCAGATGGAACAATGGGAAGACGTATCCAGAAAGGATGGAAAGAAGTTCCACTTCCCGCCAAAAATGGCTCTGATATGGTTAAGATGAATATGGAAGTTGAAATAGTGGATGGCTTTTCAGGCCATTCCGATAGAAAACAGCTGATGGATTATGTAAAGAAGATGAAACCAAGGCCAGAGCGAATATTTACAATGCATGGGGAGGAAAGTTCCTGCATAGATCTTGCCAGTTCTATGTACAAAAAATACAGACTTGAAACTCGTGCACTTACTAACCTTGAAACTGTAAGACTTGTCTAA
- the psmB gene encoding archaeal proteasome endopeptidase complex subunit beta yields the protein MVDDKYLKGTTTVGIVCRDGVVLATEKRATMGNLIASKTAKKIYQIDDLVGLTTAGSVGDAQQIVRLISVESRLYKMRRQETMTIKGITTLLSNLLSGQRYYPLMVQLLIGGVDKKGPNLYSLDALGGMIEETNAVATGSGSPIAYGVLEDRYHTDMSIEEGADLAIRALHNAMKRDSASGNGIDVVCITDENYMHMEEDLVNEKINSLN from the coding sequence ATGGTTGATGATAAATATTTAAAGGGCACAACTACTGTTGGTATAGTATGCAGGGACGGTGTTGTTCTAGCAACAGAGAAAAGAGCAACAATGGGTAATTTAATTGCAAGTAAAACCGCAAAGAAGATTTATCAGATTGATGACCTTGTAGGTTTGACTACTGCAGGCTCCGTAGGAGATGCTCAGCAGATTGTTCGTCTCATAAGTGTAGAGTCAAGGCTATATAAGATGAGAAGACAGGAAACAATGACAATTAAAGGAATTACTACTTTGCTATCGAATTTATTGAGTGGCCAGCGATATTATCCTCTGATGGTTCAATTACTTATTGGAGGAGTGGATAAAAAAGGCCCGAATCTGTATTCTCTGGATGCTCTTGGCGGTATGATCGAAGAAACAAATGCAGTTGCAACGGGTTCAGGATCTCCCATAGCTTATGGTGTCCTTGAAGATCGCTATCATACGGATATGAGTATTGAAGAAGGTGCAGACCTTGCGATACGTGCCTTGCACAACGCTATGAAAAGAGACTCAGCATCTGGAAATGGAATTGATGTCGTATGTATTACAGATGAAAACTATATGCATATGGAAGAAGATCTGGTTAATGAGAAGATAAATTCATTGAACTGA
- a CDS encoding HD domain-containing protein: MLSEKQCLEILRKVGCSEYVIAHSRSVSELAEKITYDIIEKGGSVDLKLVIAGAILHDIGRSVTHDIDHVVEGVKIAEDLALGPEITGVIRSHVGGGISQEEAQEFGFPENNYMPQTLEEKIVAHSDNLIKGTTRISLDERIESMKNNGLSNESISRVLRLADEIDVY, from the coding sequence ATGCTATCTGAAAAACAGTGTTTAGAAATATTAAGAAAGGTCGGCTGCTCAGAATATGTAATTGCACATTCACGATCAGTCTCAGAATTGGCTGAAAAGATAACCTACGATATTATTGAAAAAGGTGGATCGGTTGATCTTAAGTTAGTAATAGCAGGGGCTATTTTACATGATATTGGACGCTCTGTAACACATGATATTGATCATGTTGTTGAAGGGGTAAAGATAGCTGAAGATCTTGCCCTGGGACCTGAAATAACAGGAGTTATCAGATCTCATGTAGGTGGTGGTATCAGTCAGGAGGAAGCACAAGAATTTGGCTTTCCTGAAAATAACTATATGCCACAGACATTGGAGGAAAAGATAGTTGCACATTCGGATAATTTAATTAAAGGTACAACCCGTATCTCTCTGGATGAACGAATTGAGAGTATGAAAAATAATGGATTATCCAATGAAAGTATTTCCAGGGTATTAAGACTTGCAGATGAAATTGATGTGTATTGA
- a CDS encoding transcription factor, whose translation MVDLNDPVVRGYLSRLVGEEGLEMIEKMPEGEVTDEKIAEETGVLLNIVRRTLFILYENKLAVCRRERDSSSGWLTYLWRLDLSDIDYQLEKEKKKLIRNLRMRFDFEENNVFYSCPEGCSRMVFDQAAECEFLCLMCGEDLVFEDNTEVVEKIRERVEELEKCGC comes from the coding sequence TTGGTAGATTTAAATGATCCGGTTGTTCGTGGTTACTTATCACGTCTGGTGGGTGAAGAAGGTTTAGAAATGATTGAGAAAATGCCTGAAGGGGAAGTGACAGATGAAAAAATAGCAGAAGAAACAGGTGTCCTTTTAAATATAGTCCGAAGGACGTTGTTTATATTGTATGAAAATAAGCTTGCTGTCTGCAGAAGAGAAAGAGATTCAAGTAGTGGATGGCTTACGTATCTCTGGCGTCTTGATCTATCAGACATAGATTATCAGCTGGAAAAAGAAAAGAAAAAGCTAATACGAAATCTGCGTATGAGGTTTGATTTTGAAGAGAACAATGTGTTTTATTCCTGCCCCGAAGGTTGTAGTCGCATGGTCTTTGATCAGGCTGCAGAATGTGAGTTCTTATGTTTGATGTGTGGGGAAGATCTTGTTTTTGAAGATAATACTGAAGTGGTAGAAAAGATACGTGAAAGAGTTGAAGAACTGGAAAAATGTGGCTGTTGA
- a CDS encoding ATP-grasp domain-containing protein: MNKILVIGYSSRHIVNSAKNAGYSVYAIDAFCDFDLDQYATEARQLNVHSDKGQPDNIEACDIYDLINSFNVDFDFIVLGSGFEMLDQACFSVPVLNNSYNLMKTISDKKKLAKKLNLLGFPHPEIIQLNRIESVDFPLMLKPAIGGGGFLNRKINDLDEFYQFKYEAEKAGLNMGDMIVQKFVDGTPASVSLISSDEGSCVISTNEQLIGTPWLTRLPYAYCGNITPINSLYNELMCSMACDISLELGLVGSNGIDFIITDNGPVVTEINGRFQGSLDTVETSTGINLFDAHVKSFNSQLPSINPNPGIYSGRAILYSNDNFVVNQSIFERIKYENTKDIPCRGAIIGANEPITSIFSVGNSRENVLNDLKKGAERIASFLNNPFSKKIGQGQVVGD; the protein is encoded by the coding sequence ATGAATAAAATTCTGGTTATAGGATATAGTAGTAGACATATTGTAAACTCTGCTAAAAATGCAGGTTACAGTGTGTACGCTATTGATGCTTTTTGTGACTTTGACCTTGATCAATATGCAACTGAGGCCAGACAGTTAAATGTTCATTCAGATAAAGGGCAACCAGATAACATTGAAGCCTGTGATATATATGATTTAATAAACAGTTTTAATGTTGATTTTGATTTTATAGTACTTGGTTCAGGGTTTGAAATGCTGGATCAAGCGTGTTTTTCTGTTCCAGTTCTAAACAACAGCTATAATTTAATGAAAACAATTTCAGATAAAAAAAAATTAGCAAAAAAACTTAATTTGCTGGGTTTCCCACATCCTGAAATTATACAATTGAACAGGATCGAATCTGTTGATTTTCCATTAATGCTCAAACCGGCTATAGGTGGTGGTGGCTTTCTTAATCGGAAAATAAATGATCTGGATGAATTCTATCAGTTTAAATATGAGGCTGAAAAGGCAGGCCTGAATATGGGTGACATGATTGTCCAGAAGTTTGTGGATGGCACACCTGCCAGCGTATCTCTTATCAGTTCTGATGAGGGATCATGTGTGATTTCTACTAATGAACAATTGATAGGTACTCCATGGCTCACAAGGCTTCCGTATGCATATTGTGGAAATATAACTCCCATTAATTCACTGTATAATGAACTGATGTGCAGTATGGCATGTGATATTTCACTTGAACTGGGTCTGGTAGGATCAAACGGTATAGATTTTATTATAACTGATAATGGACCCGTTGTTACTGAAATCAACGGCCGTTTTCAGGGCAGTCTAGATACTGTGGAAACATCAACAGGGATCAACCTGTTTGATGCACATGTTAAATCATTTAATTCCCAACTTCCATCAATAAATCCTAATCCGGGAATCTATTCCGGACGTGCGATATTATACTCAAATGATAATTTTGTTGTCAACCAATCTATATTTGAAAGAATAAAATATGAAAATACTAAAGATATACCTTGTAGGGGTGCTATCATAGGTGCCAATGAACCAATAACATCAATTTTTTCTGTTGGAAATAGTAGAGAAAATGTGCTAAATGATCTAAAAAAAGGTGCAGAACGTATAGCTAGTTTTCTGAATAATCCGTTTTCCAAAAAAATCGGCCAGGGGCAGGTTGTTGGTGACTGA
- a CDS encoding 60S ribosomal export protein NMD3, which translates to MNYILCPKCGKEVKNLMVNVCKTCYIEKYRLAELPEVIEIDICSKCGSFFDRGQWAYSGTIDDVIVKKIEDLLLIHDMADNIQLSFESDKHSANNYHIYIRVDASVMNEPINQYLNTEIRVNYKSCDICSRISGGYYEGIIQIRAQNRLPTDDEKNHCMDIMSEVLQNQEKKGDRFSFITDVQELKEGLDVYIGSSKSGRNVCKAIEDELGGSFLESPSLYGQKDGKDLYRITFSMRLPEFTIGDIILFNNKVIDIKSTGKKIRGIDLSTGYRVSINENDIKDAAIAAKRTDAVPAILVAIEDNMVMVMDPSTYRTITLKKPVFLTASPGNEIDTIKVQDDLFILPD; encoded by the coding sequence ATGAATTATATTTTGTGCCCAAAGTGTGGCAAAGAAGTTAAAAATCTCATGGTAAATGTATGTAAAACCTGTTACATTGAAAAATATAGATTAGCTGAATTGCCAGAAGTAATTGAAATTGATATTTGCTCAAAATGCGGATCTTTTTTTGATCGGGGGCAATGGGCATATAGTGGAACTATTGATGATGTTATCGTTAAAAAAATAGAGGATTTATTGTTGATACACGATATGGCTGACAACATACAACTATCTTTTGAAAGTGATAAACATTCGGCTAATAATTATCATATTTATATAAGGGTTGATGCATCTGTGATGAATGAACCCATTAATCAATATTTGAATACTGAAATAAGAGTCAATTATAAGTCCTGCGATATATGCAGTAGAATATCAGGCGGCTATTATGAAGGAATTATACAGATAAGGGCGCAGAATCGACTTCCTACAGATGATGAAAAGAATCATTGTATGGATATTATGTCCGAGGTCCTGCAAAATCAGGAAAAGAAAGGTGATCGTTTTTCATTCATTACTGATGTCCAGGAATTAAAAGAAGGTCTGGATGTTTACATAGGCTCCTCTAAATCTGGCAGAAATGTATGTAAGGCTATAGAAGATGAACTGGGCGGCAGTTTTCTGGAGTCTCCATCTCTGTATGGACAAAAAGATGGTAAAGATCTATATAGAATTACATTTTCAATGCGTCTTCCAGAATTTACAATCGGAGATATCATACTATTTAACAATAAAGTCATAGATATCAAAAGTACCGGTAAAAAAATTCGTGGAATTGATCTGAGCACTGGTTATAGGGTAAGCATAAATGAAAATGATATCAAAGATGCAGCTATTGCTGCTAAAAGGACTGATGCTGTCCCTGCGATCCTTGTTGCGATAGAAGATAATATGGTTATGGTGATGGATCCATCGACTTATCGTACCATTACACTAAAAAAACCTGTGTTTTTAACTGCAAGTCCTGGAAATGAAATAGATACTATAAAGGTACAGGATGATCTTTTTATTTTACCTGATTAA
- a CDS encoding DUF362 domain-containing protein, whose product MFLRTAEDICSDNTHIDQIKDIYAKISPVEEGDIVAVKIHPGEYGNTTYIRPVIIRTVVDLIREQGGVPFVTDTTVLYRGRRFNAVDLLWTASANGFSEASMNAPFIVADGLTGNDSVVVEINGEFLRHTTVASAIANADSMVVISHCKGHPGSGFGGAIKNLGMGCLDKAGKTKIHEVGIPSIDYNKCSSCGICIDECAWGAFTIEDNVVTLDCEVCKGELSCVDCCPSKAIIPPADCSERMQIRLGEAAAGPVKVLEERIGYINWAYDITPFCDCCNFSSPVIAENVGILASKDPVAIDSATVDLINNKIRVDNTSLADLWATDPKLHILQAEKIGIGSADYLLDKNLSCKDR is encoded by the coding sequence GTGTTTTTAAGAACTGCTGAAGATATCTGCTCTGATAATACTCATATAGACCAGATAAAAGATATTTATGCAAAAATATCCCCTGTAGAAGAGGGGGATATTGTAGCGGTAAAGATTCATCCCGGTGAATACGGAAACACTACGTATATCAGACCCGTCATTATAAGAACCGTTGTTGATCTGATAAGGGAGCAGGGTGGAGTACCTTTTGTGACGGATACAACCGTTCTTTATAGAGGTAGAAGGTTTAATGCAGTTGACTTATTATGGACAGCATCTGCTAATGGCTTTTCAGAGGCATCCATGAATGCTCCTTTTATTGTTGCAGATGGCCTTACAGGAAATGATAGTGTAGTAGTTGAAATAAATGGCGAATTTTTGAGACATACAACTGTAGCTTCTGCGATTGCAAATGCAGACTCAATGGTGGTAATATCACACTGCAAAGGTCATCCAGGCTCGGGATTTGGTGGTGCAATCAAAAATCTTGGTATGGGATGTCTCGATAAGGCTGGTAAAACTAAGATCCATGAAGTAGGAATTCCATCTATAGATTACAATAAATGTAGCAGTTGTGGTATATGTATTGATGAATGTGCATGGGGTGCATTTACAATTGAGGATAATGTGGTTACACTAGACTGTGAGGTATGTAAGGGTGAACTTTCATGCGTAGATTGTTGTCCGAGCAAAGCCATTATACCTCCTGCAGATTGCAGCGAAAGAATGCAGATCAGGCTTGGGGAAGCTGCAGCTGGACCGGTCAAAGTTCTTGAAGAAAGAATTGGCTATATAAACTGGGCATATGATATTACTCCTTTCTGTGATTGCTGTAATTTTTCATCTCCTGTAATTGCAGAAAATGTTGGCATTCTTGCTTCAAAGGATCCAGTAGCTATAGATTCCGCAACCGTTGATTTAATTAATAATAAAATAAGGGTAGATAACACAAGCCTGGCAGATTTATGGGCTACCGATCCAAAACTGCATATATTACAGGCAGAAAAAATAGGAATTGGAAGTGCTGATTATTTGCTCGATAAAAATTTATCCTGTAAGGATCGATAA